The Spartobacteria bacterium DNA window CTTATGTCCATCGTGTGGTAGCAGCGGCGATGCAATTTCTGTTATCGAAGACAGAACAATCGGTGGCAATAAACGCTTAGAATGCACATGTAAGCAGTGTAATTTTTTCTTTGTGCGAACTCTATGCCATAACTGCAAAAATTTTCTGTATAAAAATCAAACAACATGGACCTATCACGATCTTAACCCAGTTGACCCTTGGAATATAAAATGTTGGTCTTGTGGGTCGTGGTTGTGATTTTCCGATCTGGCACTGCAATAAATGGAACATCGACTGAGTCTGATCTGTCTCGACAGGTGGCGAAACACAGGTTTTTCGTGACACAACATACTTTTGGTTATTCATTTGAATATAATATCATAAATTAGACGTTTTTAAATAGCTCGATAGCTGGTTGAGGGGGTGTCAGAGATACGGTGGTTAATCCCATATTATGAAGGGGGCGGGAGATGGCAATGAATACAAAATCAACTTAGCAGTTTCCGGCGTTCTGACATTAAATAATTCTCCCACAAGGTGAAACATGGTTCCAGTCATTGACAGCCTGTTATTCCCGATTTTATGATAGAGGCATTAGTATAAGGAGTTCACAATGGTATAAGACAACCATGATGCATTGATAAAACCCATAAGCAAAGCGGTAGATGATGTGTTGCTGTTTACATGATGGCAACACAGGATACGGTGTCGATAGAGGATATGAATGCTGCCATTGCAAAACACGTATTCGACAAGGCCGCCGCAAAACTGCCCTTTTTCGCTCTTCTGCATCCTTGATAAATCCCCGGACTTTCTGCTATGGTCTTCCATCAGTTGTAAGCGAAAGATGCAAAGGTGGATGATGGCTGAAGGTATATATACGAATTTTGCACGGGCGCTGGAATTGTACCGCTCCCATCCGGCATGGAAAAAGGAAACGCCGAAAAGTGCAGATGCGGGGCGTTCATGAAAGAATCGCTGACGGTATCGGAAAAGCGACTTTACGGTGAAAGCATCATTGAGATGCTGCGCGGCAATACGGCACCCGCCAAACCCGATGGAATCATGCTTGGCGAGCAGGATCGGCCGGCGGATTATCCCTACTTGGCCATAACGCGGTTTGCGATTTACAGCCTGTCAAGGTCGCAGCGGGATATTCTGGGAAAGCAGGGCGGTGATCTGTCCGAATTGGGCATTTCGTTCTGGCTGTTTCTGACCGATAGCGACGGGGCAAAGGCAAAGGAAGTATTGAACGCCGATGTGCCCTATGCCATGCTCTGTAAGAAATTCGGTGGATTCCTGAAATCAAGTCCGCGCTCGCCCTTCTACTACAATCCCATGGCCAAAATAAAGGAGCGTCTGGATGACCTGCTCATGGAAAACCCGGAGTTTTATGTCCGCAACGGTCGCTGGCATCTTGCATCCGCAGAAAGGGATACGCCCATCTGTTCCGGATTGAACAGCGACAAGGTTATTGAGCACATTACAGCCACGCTGGGAACCGTCACCCCGGTGATGTGGAATTTCACCGATGAAGCCATGCGCGATCCGCTGATTTCTCCGGAAACAGCATTTCGCTACGCACGGGCGGTTATTGAATTGATCGGCCCCACCGGTTCATGGGGCATCGCTGGCGTTATCTACCATGTCATGGAACCGAAACCCTGGCGTTCCCCGTTTGATGTAAATCTGGATGCGCTCGTCGGGGTCGAGGCAGAAGGACATCTCCAGCAGCCGGAATTACCGCACGACGCCGATGGCTTACCCGTGGAAGATGCTGCCATCATTGCTGAAACGATGTGGAACAGCATGAACGATGTCCTCCGGGTTATTCTTGCCACCCGGCATTTCACGCAGCCCGCCTGGTCATGCCGCGCCGTGGGCGAATGGTGCGTCGCGCATCCGGAAAAACTTCGCGACGGCAAATGCATCACGCAGAAAACCGTCGAATATTATGATTCCGTGACCAAGGCACAACGCGAAGCAGGACAACATCAAAGCGCGGTTCTGCGTGACTTGCGCACGTTGCTGGAATCTTTCCCCGAAGAGCAGATGCAGGATATCCTGCATGAATTATCGACGGTCGCCCGGAAATTCATCGAAGCACCGGCTTCATAAGCATTGAACGCAAAATAGGTATAACTATGAATGATTTAAACAACTGGATACCTGAAAGTATGCTCCAGGATATTCGGGCCACCTTTTCATCACGAGAACAAATAGATGCGCTTCGCATGGCGTTTTCTCATGCCGCGGACGCACGTTTTTTTGATCTGCTGGACGATTTGATCGAAACGGATCAGCGGGACACGTCGACTCCCGTGACATGTCCCGTCGATCCCGCAAAACGCGATGCCTTCATGACGCATCTTGCATCCTATACGCCGCCCTCCCCTGCCGGAGAGTCATCCGACATCCTTCCCGGTTTCGGCACCCTGTGGACGACATGCGGACCGGAACACCTCCGCGATATAAACCTCGGCATCAACCGCTCCATGCCCAGTGTCGTCGTGTCCGACCTGTTGACGGAACATCCCGAACAGGAACAGGTGCTCCAAGTCATTCCGATCTCTGATTATGAAGATATGGCTTCTGACGATGACCTGATATTGCCGGCAGGCAATGAGCACGGTTCGCTGATTCTGGAAGTATGGAATGAGCAGCCCATGTGCACCGACCAGCTTTACCGCTGCATCGGATATCTGGACGAAGGTGAAATGCGAACACTTTTTGATACGCTGAAAAAGAACCGATGCAATGCAGGCGATTCCGATCGATCCATCACCGCACCATTGAACACCGATCCGGTTCGTCTTTTCCGGCAGTGGCGCATGCTGACCACATTCTTCTTGCGGCAGCCCGCCCTGGATCTACTGGCCTCAGCCCGGAATGAAGAGACGGCCGAAGAAAGCCCGATCATGCTGTTCCCTGATCTCATGGAACAGGAACTGCAGCTGGCCGCCGCATCCGACAAAGCCGCATTTGTTGGCGAATGGGTCGTTCCGGAAATGAATTTGACGATACAGGCACAGGCTGATTTTGAGTACCAGGAATATACGCTGACGGTATTCGATGCCGATGGAGAAGCGTCCCATGCCCTCGATGATTATGCACTCTGCCTGCCCGATGGCAGCGAAACCGCACGCATCGCCAACGGACAGGCACGTATCGCTTTTGAGCGCCTGATCCATGGCATGTACCTTGCCGGGCATGACGGGCGCCCCATTGGGATGAACATGCAAAAGAAATAGGCTCTAATCTCCGAGATCCTGACCCGCAGGAAAATAAATTGTCACCAAATGACTTTCATTACCAAAAGATGTGACAAGGATGCCTTACACATACAATCTGTGTGATCTGCGGAAATCGGAGCGAAGCGCAGAAGGGCTGGTGTATTTCCACCAGCAACGAAGTGGCAATCTGTGGATGATAAAACGATATGACTTTGCTGTTTTTTGTCCACAGATTTAGCAGATTACACAGATTTTCATGCTTGATGTGTCATTATCTACAGGGAATTGACTCCACACATGCGCATGTGTATATTTTTGTGCAATCCATTAAGAGGGAAACGAAAGACACTATGGCAACAAACCTGCAAATTGACGACAAACTGATTTCACAAGCAGTTAAACTAGGTCACCACCGTTCAAAGAAAGATGCCGTTACACAGGCTCTAAAAGACTACATTCTGCATATCGAACAGGAAAACATTCTGTCCTTATTCGGGTCGGTAGATTATGAAGCCGATTACGATTACAAAGAGCAAAGAGCCAGAGGATGACATCTGTTCGCGCAGCACCTTCCCATCGAACTGCATGAAATGCGGACATTTGGAAAATAACATGCACCCGCCACCTACGGCTGACCGCTCCCTGCAGGCACTGATTCAGATGCTGAACGCCGACGTTCACACGCTGGCCCTGCTTTCCGATGACCAGCTGGCCAAACTTGCCACCCATCCCCCTACACGCACGGCCGAAGCATCTATTCGCGGCGAAACCCTCACCCGCCGATGGCTTTACGGTTCCGCTATCAATCCAGATGCAGAGGAGAAGCGCACCGCCGACTACCTGCGCGAACGCATCAGCGGATTCACCCATTGCGATGGATTGATACCCGTAACGACCGGTACGCAGCCACGACAAGCGATACCCATTCCCTTTACGATTCGCAGCGAACAGAACACATGCTGTGCAACGGATCTGGCGGGTCATTCCATCACCACGTGGGAAGATGTATTATCACCGCTGCTTCGCCCGGCGGGCTGCGTGATGCGCCTTTCGATCCGCATCGGCACACGGGATCTGAGCGGTGCAAGCTGCGGACTTCCTGTTTATCTGGCAGTTTTGCGTCATCAGGGCATCATCAATCGATATGACCCCATGCGCCTGCTCGCCACCGGCGTCATCAGAAACAACGTCATGCAGACAACCGATGACCTCGAAGCCAAGCGCCAGCTTGCACAGCGGATGAACGCCCAACTCTTCTTTTCGCCCGGATCATTTCCCGACGCAACCCATGCGCACATCCCGTGCGGAACACCCCTTCAGCATATACCGGCCATGATCGAAAAGACCCTGATGCAGGCCGGATTGGGCACTATGGATAGCCGTCAGGCCATTGATTTGCTCGAAAAAATCGTCCGTCAGGTGCACGAAGGAACCAGCACCATGGATGCCGCAGCATGTATACTCAAACGCATCTTAAAAGCGTTCGATGATGATTCCGACGGCATACGCATCCCGGAAAACAAAATCAAAGCCATCCTGCTGCAAGGCTCCATGTACAACCATGCCGGCCGCCCCGATGAAGGCCAAAAATACACACATGACGCGCTGAAACTGGCCGAACAGCACCACAAAACGCCCCTTTTTGCCAGCGCCGCCGCCCATCAGATCGTCAGCCTCACCGATCAGGGGTACATCGCTGATGCCGTCTGTTTCGGACGATCCATCCTGCAAACCCTCCAGTCAACAACCTGGCAGCGCACCGATGATGAACTCCTCGCCTATATGCGGGTATACGGCGCACTGGGCGGACAAGCTTTGTACCAGAACGCCCTGCATTCCGGATGCCCCGACGATGCACAGGAAAGTCGTGCATATCTGCAAAAAGCCCTTGAATACGCCCGCGAACTTCACGATCCGATCGAAACCGCGCGTGACCTGACCCAGATATTCCTCTGGCAGGCCACGTTCTGTTCAGAGTCCGCACACGATGCATACCATGACACGCTGGACGCACTGCGCCGCATGCACAGCGATACAGCCGTCAGCATCGGCTATCTTCATCGCGCCCGATTTTTCGGCGCCTATCGCCACCATCTGACCACGCAGCATATTCCGGACGACTTCACGTCATGGGAACTGCCATCCGACCGCATCGGCCACCTTTCATGGGTACGCGCCACCGCGTTGAAATACCGCGCCACG harbors:
- a CDS encoding type II toxin-antitoxin system VapB family antitoxin, with protein sequence MATNLQIDDKLISQAVKLGHHRSKKDAVTQALKDYILHIEQENILSLFGSVDYEADYDYKEQRARG